In Pongo pygmaeus isolate AG05252 chromosome 13, NHGRI_mPonPyg2-v2.0_pri, whole genome shotgun sequence, one genomic interval encodes:
- the SLC25A25 gene encoding mitochondrial adenyl nucleotide antiporter SLC25A25 isoform X9: MALHLMKIVQAGDKDLDGQLDFEEFVHYLQDHEKKLRLVFKSLDKKNDGRIDAQEIMQSLRDLGVKISEQQAEKILKSMDKNGTMTIDWNEWRDYHLLHPVENIPEIILYWKHSTIFDVGENLTVPDEFTVEERQTGMWWRHLVAGGGAGAVSRTCTAPLDRLKVLMQVHASRSNNMGIVGGFTQMIREGGARSLWRGNGINVLKIAPESAIKFMAYEQIKRLVGSDQETLRIHERLVAGSLAGAIAQSSIYPMEVLKTRMALRKTGQYSGMLDCARRILAREGVAAFYKGYVPNMLGIIPYAGIDLAVYETLKNAWLQRYAVNSADPGVFVLLACGTMSSTCGQLASYPLALVRTRMQAQASIEGAPEVTMSSLFKQILRTEGAFGLYRGLAPNFMKVIPAVSISYVVYENLKITLGVQSR, translated from the exons ATGGCGTTGCACTTGATG AAAATTGTACAAGCTGGAGATAAGGACCTCGATGGGCAGCTAGACTTTGAGGAATTTGTCCATTATCTCCAAGATCatgagaagaaactgaggctggtgTTTAAGAGTTTGGACAAAAAGAATGATG GACGCATCGACGCGCAGGAGATCATGCAGTCCCTGCGGGACTTGGGAGTCAAGATATCTGAACAGCAGGCAGAAAAAATTCTCAAGAG CATGGATAAAAACGGCACGATGACCATCGACTGGAACGAATGGAGAGACTACCACCTCCTCCACCCCGTGGAAAACATCCCCGAGATCATCCTCTACTGGAAGCATTCCACG ATCTTTGATGTGGGTGAGAATCTGACGGTCCCCGATGAGTTCACAGTGGAGGAGAGGCAGACGGGGATGTGGTGGAGACACCTGGTGGCAGGAGGTGGGGCAGGGGCCGTATCCAGAACCTGCACGGCCCCCCTAGACAGGCTCAAGGTGCTCATGCAG GTCCATGCCTCCCGCAGCAACAACATGGGCATCGTTGGTGGCTTCACTCAGATGATTCGAGAAGGAGGAGCCAGGTCACTCTGGCGGGGCAATGGCATCAACGTCCTCAAAATTGCCCCCGAATCAGCCATCAAATTCATGGCCTATGAGCAG ATCAAGCGCCTTGTTGGTAGTGACCAGGAGACTCTGAGGATTCACGAGAGGCTTGTGGCAGGGTCCTTGGCAGGGGCCATCGCCCAGAGCAGCATCTACCCAATGGAG GTCCTGAAGACCCGGATGGCACTGCGGAAGACAGGCCAGTACTCAGGAATGCTGGACTGCGCCAGGAGGATCCTGGCCAGAGAGGGGGTGGCCGCCTTCTACAAAGGCTATGTCCCCAACATGCTGGGCATCATCCCTTATGCCGGCATCGACCTTGCAGTCTACGAG ACGCTCAAGAATGCCTGGCTGCAGCGCTATGCAGTGAACAGTGCGGACCCTGGCGTGTTTGTGCTCCTGGCCTGTGGCACCATGTCCAGTACCTGTGGCCAGCTGGCCAGCTACCCCCTGGCCCTAGTCAGGACCCGGATGCAGGCGCAAG CCTCCATTGAGGGCGCTCCAGAGGTGACCATGAGCAGCCTCTTCAAACAGATCCTGCGGACCGAGGGGGCCTTCGGGCTGTACAGGGGGCTGGCCCCCAACTTCATGAAGGTCATCCCAGCTGTGAGCATCAGCTACGTGGTCTACGAGAACCTGAAGATCACCCTGGGCGTGCAGTCGCGGTGA
- the SLC25A25 gene encoding mitochondrial adenyl nucleotide antiporter SLC25A25 isoform X3, giving the protein MLQMLWHFLASFFPRAGCQGSREGDDHEVRGTPAPARRDQMASFLGKQDGRAEATDKRPTILLVVGPAEQFPKKIVQAGDKDLDGQLDFEEFVHYLQDHEKKLRLVFKSLDKKNDGRIDAQEIMQSLRDLGVKISEQQAEKILKRIRTGHFWGPVTYMDKNGTMTIDWNEWRDYHLLHPVENIPEIILYWKHSTIFDVGENLTVPDEFTVEERQTGMWWRHLVAGGGAGAVSRTCTAPLDRLKVLMQVHASRSNNMGIVGGFTQMIREGGARSLWRGNGINVLKIAPESAIKFMAYEQIKRLVGSDQETLRIHERLVAGSLAGAIAQSSIYPMEVLKTRMALRKTGQYSGMLDCARRILAREGVAAFYKGYVPNMLGIIPYAGIDLAVYETLKNAWLQRYAVNSADPGVFVLLACGTMSSTCGQLASYPLALVRTRMQAQASIEGAPEVTMSSLFKQILRTEGAFGLYRGLAPNFMKVIPAVSISYVVYENLKITLGVQSR; this is encoded by the exons ATGTTGCAGATGCTGTGGCATTTCCTAGCTAGCTTTTTCCCCAGGGCTGGGTGCCAAGGCTCCAGAGAGGGGGACGATCATGAAGTCAGAGGCACCCCAGCCCCTGCCCGGAGAGACCAGATGGCAAGCTTTTTGGGGAAACAGGACGGAAGGGCTGAGGCCACGGATAAAAGACCCACCATTTTGCTGGTGGTTGGACCTGCAGAGCAGTTTCCTAAG AAAATTGTACAAGCTGGAGATAAGGACCTCGATGGGCAGCTAGACTTTGAGGAATTTGTCCATTATCTCCAAGATCatgagaagaaactgaggctggtgTTTAAGAGTTTGGACAAAAAGAATGATG GACGCATCGACGCGCAGGAGATCATGCAGTCCCTGCGGGACTTGGGAGTCAAGATATCTGAACAGCAGGCAGAAAAAATTCTCAAGAG AATACGAACGGGCCATTTCTGGGGCCCTGTCACCTA CATGGATAAAAACGGCACGATGACCATCGACTGGAACGAATGGAGAGACTACCACCTCCTCCACCCCGTGGAAAACATCCCCGAGATCATCCTCTACTGGAAGCATTCCACG ATCTTTGATGTGGGTGAGAATCTGACGGTCCCCGATGAGTTCACAGTGGAGGAGAGGCAGACGGGGATGTGGTGGAGACACCTGGTGGCAGGAGGTGGGGCAGGGGCCGTATCCAGAACCTGCACGGCCCCCCTAGACAGGCTCAAGGTGCTCATGCAG GTCCATGCCTCCCGCAGCAACAACATGGGCATCGTTGGTGGCTTCACTCAGATGATTCGAGAAGGAGGAGCCAGGTCACTCTGGCGGGGCAATGGCATCAACGTCCTCAAAATTGCCCCCGAATCAGCCATCAAATTCATGGCCTATGAGCAG ATCAAGCGCCTTGTTGGTAGTGACCAGGAGACTCTGAGGATTCACGAGAGGCTTGTGGCAGGGTCCTTGGCAGGGGCCATCGCCCAGAGCAGCATCTACCCAATGGAG GTCCTGAAGACCCGGATGGCACTGCGGAAGACAGGCCAGTACTCAGGAATGCTGGACTGCGCCAGGAGGATCCTGGCCAGAGAGGGGGTGGCCGCCTTCTACAAAGGCTATGTCCCCAACATGCTGGGCATCATCCCTTATGCCGGCATCGACCTTGCAGTCTACGAG ACGCTCAAGAATGCCTGGCTGCAGCGCTATGCAGTGAACAGTGCGGACCCTGGCGTGTTTGTGCTCCTGGCCTGTGGCACCATGTCCAGTACCTGTGGCCAGCTGGCCAGCTACCCCCTGGCCCTAGTCAGGACCCGGATGCAGGCGCAAG CCTCCATTGAGGGCGCTCCAGAGGTGACCATGAGCAGCCTCTTCAAACAGATCCTGCGGACCGAGGGGGCCTTCGGGCTGTACAGGGGGCTGGCCCCCAACTTCATGAAGGTCATCCCAGCTGTGAGCATCAGCTACGTGGTCTACGAGAACCTGAAGATCACCCTGGGCGTGCAGTCGCGGTGA
- the SLC25A25 gene encoding mitochondrial adenyl nucleotide antiporter SLC25A25 isoform X8 gives MLQMLWHFLASFFPRAGCQGSREGDDHEVRGTPAPARRDQMASFLGKQDGRAEATDKRPTILLVVGPAEQFPKKIVQAGDKDLDGQLDFEEFVHYLQDHEKKLRLVFKSLDKKNDGRIDAQEIMQSLRDLGVKISEQQAEKILKSMDKNGTMTIDWNEWRDYHLLHPVENIPEIILYWKHSTIFDVGENLTVPDEFTVEERQTGMWWRHLVAGGGAGAVSRTCTAPLDRLKVLMQVHASRSNNMGIVGGFTQMIREGGARSLWRGNGINVLKIAPESAIKFMAYEQIKRLVGSDQETLRIHERLVAGSLAGAIAQSSIYPMEVLKTRMALRKTGQYSGMLDCARRILAREGVAAFYKGYVPNMLGIIPYAGIDLAVYETLKNAWLQRYAVNSADPGVFVLLACGTMSSTCGQLASYPLALVRTRMQAQASIEGAPEVTMSSLFKQILRTEGAFGLYRGLAPNFMKVIPAVSISYVVYENLKITLGVQSR, from the exons ATGTTGCAGATGCTGTGGCATTTCCTAGCTAGCTTTTTCCCCAGGGCTGGGTGCCAAGGCTCCAGAGAGGGGGACGATCATGAAGTCAGAGGCACCCCAGCCCCTGCCCGGAGAGACCAGATGGCAAGCTTTTTGGGGAAACAGGACGGAAGGGCTGAGGCCACGGATAAAAGACCCACCATTTTGCTGGTGGTTGGACCTGCAGAGCAGTTTCCTAAG AAAATTGTACAAGCTGGAGATAAGGACCTCGATGGGCAGCTAGACTTTGAGGAATTTGTCCATTATCTCCAAGATCatgagaagaaactgaggctggtgTTTAAGAGTTTGGACAAAAAGAATGATG GACGCATCGACGCGCAGGAGATCATGCAGTCCCTGCGGGACTTGGGAGTCAAGATATCTGAACAGCAGGCAGAAAAAATTCTCAAGAG CATGGATAAAAACGGCACGATGACCATCGACTGGAACGAATGGAGAGACTACCACCTCCTCCACCCCGTGGAAAACATCCCCGAGATCATCCTCTACTGGAAGCATTCCACG ATCTTTGATGTGGGTGAGAATCTGACGGTCCCCGATGAGTTCACAGTGGAGGAGAGGCAGACGGGGATGTGGTGGAGACACCTGGTGGCAGGAGGTGGGGCAGGGGCCGTATCCAGAACCTGCACGGCCCCCCTAGACAGGCTCAAGGTGCTCATGCAG GTCCATGCCTCCCGCAGCAACAACATGGGCATCGTTGGTGGCTTCACTCAGATGATTCGAGAAGGAGGAGCCAGGTCACTCTGGCGGGGCAATGGCATCAACGTCCTCAAAATTGCCCCCGAATCAGCCATCAAATTCATGGCCTATGAGCAG ATCAAGCGCCTTGTTGGTAGTGACCAGGAGACTCTGAGGATTCACGAGAGGCTTGTGGCAGGGTCCTTGGCAGGGGCCATCGCCCAGAGCAGCATCTACCCAATGGAG GTCCTGAAGACCCGGATGGCACTGCGGAAGACAGGCCAGTACTCAGGAATGCTGGACTGCGCCAGGAGGATCCTGGCCAGAGAGGGGGTGGCCGCCTTCTACAAAGGCTATGTCCCCAACATGCTGGGCATCATCCCTTATGCCGGCATCGACCTTGCAGTCTACGAG ACGCTCAAGAATGCCTGGCTGCAGCGCTATGCAGTGAACAGTGCGGACCCTGGCGTGTTTGTGCTCCTGGCCTGTGGCACCATGTCCAGTACCTGTGGCCAGCTGGCCAGCTACCCCCTGGCCCTAGTCAGGACCCGGATGCAGGCGCAAG CCTCCATTGAGGGCGCTCCAGAGGTGACCATGAGCAGCCTCTTCAAACAGATCCTGCGGACCGAGGGGGCCTTCGGGCTGTACAGGGGGCTGGCCCCCAACTTCATGAAGGTCATCCCAGCTGTGAGCATCAGCTACGTGGTCTACGAGAACCTGAAGATCACCCTGGGCGTGCAGTCGCGGTGA
- the SLC25A25 gene encoding mitochondrial adenyl nucleotide antiporter SLC25A25 isoform X11: MLQMLWHFLASFFPRAGCQGSREGDDHEVRGTPAPARRDQMASFLGKQDGRAEATDKRPTILLVVGPAEQFPKKIVQAGDKDLDGQLDFEEFVHYLQDHEKKLRLVFKSLDKKNDGRIDAQEIMQSLRDLGVKISEQQAEKILKSMDKNGTMTIDWNEWRDYHLLHPVENIPEIILYWKHSTVHASRSNNMGIVGGFTQMIREGGARSLWRGNGINVLKIAPESAIKFMAYEQIKRLVGSDQETLRIHERLVAGSLAGAIAQSSIYPMEVLKTRMALRKTGQYSGMLDCARRILAREGVAAFYKGYVPNMLGIIPYAGIDLAVYETLKNAWLQRYAVNSADPGVFVLLACGTMSSTCGQLASYPLALVRTRMQAQASIEGAPEVTMSSLFKQILRTEGAFGLYRGLAPNFMKVIPAVSISYVVYENLKITLGVQSR, translated from the exons ATGTTGCAGATGCTGTGGCATTTCCTAGCTAGCTTTTTCCCCAGGGCTGGGTGCCAAGGCTCCAGAGAGGGGGACGATCATGAAGTCAGAGGCACCCCAGCCCCTGCCCGGAGAGACCAGATGGCAAGCTTTTTGGGGAAACAGGACGGAAGGGCTGAGGCCACGGATAAAAGACCCACCATTTTGCTGGTGGTTGGACCTGCAGAGCAGTTTCCTAAG AAAATTGTACAAGCTGGAGATAAGGACCTCGATGGGCAGCTAGACTTTGAGGAATTTGTCCATTATCTCCAAGATCatgagaagaaactgaggctggtgTTTAAGAGTTTGGACAAAAAGAATGATG GACGCATCGACGCGCAGGAGATCATGCAGTCCCTGCGGGACTTGGGAGTCAAGATATCTGAACAGCAGGCAGAAAAAATTCTCAAGAG CATGGATAAAAACGGCACGATGACCATCGACTGGAACGAATGGAGAGACTACCACCTCCTCCACCCCGTGGAAAACATCCCCGAGATCATCCTCTACTGGAAGCATTCCACG GTCCATGCCTCCCGCAGCAACAACATGGGCATCGTTGGTGGCTTCACTCAGATGATTCGAGAAGGAGGAGCCAGGTCACTCTGGCGGGGCAATGGCATCAACGTCCTCAAAATTGCCCCCGAATCAGCCATCAAATTCATGGCCTATGAGCAG ATCAAGCGCCTTGTTGGTAGTGACCAGGAGACTCTGAGGATTCACGAGAGGCTTGTGGCAGGGTCCTTGGCAGGGGCCATCGCCCAGAGCAGCATCTACCCAATGGAG GTCCTGAAGACCCGGATGGCACTGCGGAAGACAGGCCAGTACTCAGGAATGCTGGACTGCGCCAGGAGGATCCTGGCCAGAGAGGGGGTGGCCGCCTTCTACAAAGGCTATGTCCCCAACATGCTGGGCATCATCCCTTATGCCGGCATCGACCTTGCAGTCTACGAG ACGCTCAAGAATGCCTGGCTGCAGCGCTATGCAGTGAACAGTGCGGACCCTGGCGTGTTTGTGCTCCTGGCCTGTGGCACCATGTCCAGTACCTGTGGCCAGCTGGCCAGCTACCCCCTGGCCCTAGTCAGGACCCGGATGCAGGCGCAAG CCTCCATTGAGGGCGCTCCAGAGGTGACCATGAGCAGCCTCTTCAAACAGATCCTGCGGACCGAGGGGGCCTTCGGGCTGTACAGGGGGCTGGCCCCCAACTTCATGAAGGTCATCCCAGCTGTGAGCATCAGCTACGTGGTCTACGAGAACCTGAAGATCACCCTGGGCGTGCAGTCGCGGTGA
- the SLC25A25 gene encoding mitochondrial adenyl nucleotide antiporter SLC25A25 isoform X5 — MLCLCLYVPVIGEAQTEFQYFESKGLPAELKSIFKLSVFIPSQEFSTYRQWKQKIVQAGDKDLDGQLDFEEFVHYLQDHEKKLRLVFKSLDKKNDGRIDAQEIMQSLRDLGVKISEQQAEKILKSMDKNGTMTIDWNEWRDYHLLHPVENIPEIILYWKHSTIFDVGENLTVPDEFTVEERQTGMWWRHLVAGGGAGAVSRTCTAPLDRLKVLMQVHASRSNNMGIVGGFTQMIREGGARSLWRGNGINVLKIAPESAIKFMAYEQIKRLVGSDQETLRIHERLVAGSLAGAIAQSSIYPMEVLKTRMALRKTGQYSGMLDCARRILAREGVAAFYKGYVPNMLGIIPYAGIDLAVYETLKNAWLQRYAVNSADPGVFVLLACGTMSSTCGQLASYPLALVRTRMQAQASIEGAPEVTMSSLFKQILRTEGAFGLYRGLAPNFMKVIPAVSISYVVYENLKITLGVQSR; from the exons ATGCTCTGTCTGTGCCTGTACGTGCCGGTCATCGGGGAGGCCCAGACCGAGTTCCAGTACTTTGAGTCCAAGGGGCTCCCCGCCGAGCTGAAGTCCATCTTCAAGCTCAGTGTCTTCATCCCCTCCCAGGAATTCTCCACCTACCGCCAGTGGAAGCAG AAAATTGTACAAGCTGGAGATAAGGACCTCGATGGGCAGCTAGACTTTGAGGAATTTGTCCATTATCTCCAAGATCatgagaagaaactgaggctggtgTTTAAGAGTTTGGACAAAAAGAATGATG GACGCATCGACGCGCAGGAGATCATGCAGTCCCTGCGGGACTTGGGAGTCAAGATATCTGAACAGCAGGCAGAAAAAATTCTCAAGAG CATGGATAAAAACGGCACGATGACCATCGACTGGAACGAATGGAGAGACTACCACCTCCTCCACCCCGTGGAAAACATCCCCGAGATCATCCTCTACTGGAAGCATTCCACG ATCTTTGATGTGGGTGAGAATCTGACGGTCCCCGATGAGTTCACAGTGGAGGAGAGGCAGACGGGGATGTGGTGGAGACACCTGGTGGCAGGAGGTGGGGCAGGGGCCGTATCCAGAACCTGCACGGCCCCCCTAGACAGGCTCAAGGTGCTCATGCAG GTCCATGCCTCCCGCAGCAACAACATGGGCATCGTTGGTGGCTTCACTCAGATGATTCGAGAAGGAGGAGCCAGGTCACTCTGGCGGGGCAATGGCATCAACGTCCTCAAAATTGCCCCCGAATCAGCCATCAAATTCATGGCCTATGAGCAG ATCAAGCGCCTTGTTGGTAGTGACCAGGAGACTCTGAGGATTCACGAGAGGCTTGTGGCAGGGTCCTTGGCAGGGGCCATCGCCCAGAGCAGCATCTACCCAATGGAG GTCCTGAAGACCCGGATGGCACTGCGGAAGACAGGCCAGTACTCAGGAATGCTGGACTGCGCCAGGAGGATCCTGGCCAGAGAGGGGGTGGCCGCCTTCTACAAAGGCTATGTCCCCAACATGCTGGGCATCATCCCTTATGCCGGCATCGACCTTGCAGTCTACGAG ACGCTCAAGAATGCCTGGCTGCAGCGCTATGCAGTGAACAGTGCGGACCCTGGCGTGTTTGTGCTCCTGGCCTGTGGCACCATGTCCAGTACCTGTGGCCAGCTGGCCAGCTACCCCCTGGCCCTAGTCAGGACCCGGATGCAGGCGCAAG CCTCCATTGAGGGCGCTCCAGAGGTGACCATGAGCAGCCTCTTCAAACAGATCCTGCGGACCGAGGGGGCCTTCGGGCTGTACAGGGGGCTGGCCCCCAACTTCATGAAGGTCATCCCAGCTGTGAGCATCAGCTACGTGGTCTACGAGAACCTGAAGATCACCCTGGGCGTGCAGTCGCGGTGA
- the SLC25A25 gene encoding mitochondrial adenyl nucleotide antiporter SLC25A25 isoform X4: MLCLCLYVPVIGEAQTEFQYFESKGLPAELKSIFKLSVFIPSQEFSTYRQWKQKIVQAGDKDLDGQLDFEEFVHYLQDHEKKLRLVFKSLDKKNDGRIDAQEIMQSLRDLGVKISEQQAEKILKRIRTGHFWGPVTYMDKNGTMTIDWNEWRDYHLLHPVENIPEIILYWKHSTIFDVGENLTVPDEFTVEERQTGMWWRHLVAGGGAGAVSRTCTAPLDRLKVLMQVHASRSNNMGIVGGFTQMIREGGARSLWRGNGINVLKIAPESAIKFMAYEQIKRLVGSDQETLRIHERLVAGSLAGAIAQSSIYPMEVLKTRMALRKTGQYSGMLDCARRILAREGVAAFYKGYVPNMLGIIPYAGIDLAVYETLKNAWLQRYAVNSADPGVFVLLACGTMSSTCGQLASYPLALVRTRMQAQASIEGAPEVTMSSLFKQILRTEGAFGLYRGLAPNFMKVIPAVSISYVVYENLKITLGVQSR, translated from the exons ATGCTCTGTCTGTGCCTGTACGTGCCGGTCATCGGGGAGGCCCAGACCGAGTTCCAGTACTTTGAGTCCAAGGGGCTCCCCGCCGAGCTGAAGTCCATCTTCAAGCTCAGTGTCTTCATCCCCTCCCAGGAATTCTCCACCTACCGCCAGTGGAAGCAG AAAATTGTACAAGCTGGAGATAAGGACCTCGATGGGCAGCTAGACTTTGAGGAATTTGTCCATTATCTCCAAGATCatgagaagaaactgaggctggtgTTTAAGAGTTTGGACAAAAAGAATGATG GACGCATCGACGCGCAGGAGATCATGCAGTCCCTGCGGGACTTGGGAGTCAAGATATCTGAACAGCAGGCAGAAAAAATTCTCAAGAG AATACGAACGGGCCATTTCTGGGGCCCTGTCACCTA CATGGATAAAAACGGCACGATGACCATCGACTGGAACGAATGGAGAGACTACCACCTCCTCCACCCCGTGGAAAACATCCCCGAGATCATCCTCTACTGGAAGCATTCCACG ATCTTTGATGTGGGTGAGAATCTGACGGTCCCCGATGAGTTCACAGTGGAGGAGAGGCAGACGGGGATGTGGTGGAGACACCTGGTGGCAGGAGGTGGGGCAGGGGCCGTATCCAGAACCTGCACGGCCCCCCTAGACAGGCTCAAGGTGCTCATGCAG GTCCATGCCTCCCGCAGCAACAACATGGGCATCGTTGGTGGCTTCACTCAGATGATTCGAGAAGGAGGAGCCAGGTCACTCTGGCGGGGCAATGGCATCAACGTCCTCAAAATTGCCCCCGAATCAGCCATCAAATTCATGGCCTATGAGCAG ATCAAGCGCCTTGTTGGTAGTGACCAGGAGACTCTGAGGATTCACGAGAGGCTTGTGGCAGGGTCCTTGGCAGGGGCCATCGCCCAGAGCAGCATCTACCCAATGGAG GTCCTGAAGACCCGGATGGCACTGCGGAAGACAGGCCAGTACTCAGGAATGCTGGACTGCGCCAGGAGGATCCTGGCCAGAGAGGGGGTGGCCGCCTTCTACAAAGGCTATGTCCCCAACATGCTGGGCATCATCCCTTATGCCGGCATCGACCTTGCAGTCTACGAG ACGCTCAAGAATGCCTGGCTGCAGCGCTATGCAGTGAACAGTGCGGACCCTGGCGTGTTTGTGCTCCTGGCCTGTGGCACCATGTCCAGTACCTGTGGCCAGCTGGCCAGCTACCCCCTGGCCCTAGTCAGGACCCGGATGCAGGCGCAAG CCTCCATTGAGGGCGCTCCAGAGGTGACCATGAGCAGCCTCTTCAAACAGATCCTGCGGACCGAGGGGGCCTTCGGGCTGTACAGGGGGCTGGCCCCCAACTTCATGAAGGTCATCCCAGCTGTGAGCATCAGCTACGTGGTCTACGAGAACCTGAAGATCACCCTGGGCGTGCAGTCGCGGTGA
- the SLC25A25 gene encoding mitochondrial adenyl nucleotide antiporter SLC25A25 isoform X10 has product MLCLCLYVPVIGEAQTEFQYFESKGLPAELKSIFKLSVFIPSQEFSTYRQWKQKIVQAGDKDLDGQLDFEEFVHYLQDHEKKLRLVFKSLDKKNDGRIDAQEIMQSLRDLGVKISEQQAEKILKSMDKNGTMTIDWNEWRDYHLLHPVENIPEIILYWKHSTVHASRSNNMGIVGGFTQMIREGGARSLWRGNGINVLKIAPESAIKFMAYEQIKRLVGSDQETLRIHERLVAGSLAGAIAQSSIYPMEVLKTRMALRKTGQYSGMLDCARRILAREGVAAFYKGYVPNMLGIIPYAGIDLAVYETLKNAWLQRYAVNSADPGVFVLLACGTMSSTCGQLASYPLALVRTRMQAQASIEGAPEVTMSSLFKQILRTEGAFGLYRGLAPNFMKVIPAVSISYVVYENLKITLGVQSR; this is encoded by the exons ATGCTCTGTCTGTGCCTGTACGTGCCGGTCATCGGGGAGGCCCAGACCGAGTTCCAGTACTTTGAGTCCAAGGGGCTCCCCGCCGAGCTGAAGTCCATCTTCAAGCTCAGTGTCTTCATCCCCTCCCAGGAATTCTCCACCTACCGCCAGTGGAAGCAG AAAATTGTACAAGCTGGAGATAAGGACCTCGATGGGCAGCTAGACTTTGAGGAATTTGTCCATTATCTCCAAGATCatgagaagaaactgaggctggtgTTTAAGAGTTTGGACAAAAAGAATGATG GACGCATCGACGCGCAGGAGATCATGCAGTCCCTGCGGGACTTGGGAGTCAAGATATCTGAACAGCAGGCAGAAAAAATTCTCAAGAG CATGGATAAAAACGGCACGATGACCATCGACTGGAACGAATGGAGAGACTACCACCTCCTCCACCCCGTGGAAAACATCCCCGAGATCATCCTCTACTGGAAGCATTCCACG GTCCATGCCTCCCGCAGCAACAACATGGGCATCGTTGGTGGCTTCACTCAGATGATTCGAGAAGGAGGAGCCAGGTCACTCTGGCGGGGCAATGGCATCAACGTCCTCAAAATTGCCCCCGAATCAGCCATCAAATTCATGGCCTATGAGCAG ATCAAGCGCCTTGTTGGTAGTGACCAGGAGACTCTGAGGATTCACGAGAGGCTTGTGGCAGGGTCCTTGGCAGGGGCCATCGCCCAGAGCAGCATCTACCCAATGGAG GTCCTGAAGACCCGGATGGCACTGCGGAAGACAGGCCAGTACTCAGGAATGCTGGACTGCGCCAGGAGGATCCTGGCCAGAGAGGGGGTGGCCGCCTTCTACAAAGGCTATGTCCCCAACATGCTGGGCATCATCCCTTATGCCGGCATCGACCTTGCAGTCTACGAG ACGCTCAAGAATGCCTGGCTGCAGCGCTATGCAGTGAACAGTGCGGACCCTGGCGTGTTTGTGCTCCTGGCCTGTGGCACCATGTCCAGTACCTGTGGCCAGCTGGCCAGCTACCCCCTGGCCCTAGTCAGGACCCGGATGCAGGCGCAAG CCTCCATTGAGGGCGCTCCAGAGGTGACCATGAGCAGCCTCTTCAAACAGATCCTGCGGACCGAGGGGGCCTTCGGGCTGTACAGGGGGCTGGCCCCCAACTTCATGAAGGTCATCCCAGCTGTGAGCATCAGCTACGTGGTCTACGAGAACCTGAAGATCACCCTGGGCGTGCAGTCGCGGTGA